The Vibrio metoecus sequence ATATGGTGTCGATGCTAGTGATGATTGCCGAGGCTGACAAAGTTTTGGTGGTGCCGATCCTCGTTTGGTTACTGTTCTATATCGCGATTCAGGTCTACTTCGTACCACGCCTAAAAACCATCTCGACCGATCAAGCCAACGCACAATCGCAAATGACTGGGCGGATTGTTGATACCTACACCAACATCACCACCGTGAAACTTTTCTCCCATTCTCAGCGCGAAACCACCTACGCCAGAGCAGGAATGACGCAATTTTTGCACACGGTTTATCGCCAAATGCGTACCTTAACCTCGCTTCTCTACAGTGTGGATCTGATCAACTATCTGTTGCTGTTTAGCATTGCAGCCCTCTCGATCCAGTTATGGCTCGCGGAAACGGTCACCGTCGGGGTGATCGCAATTGGCATTACGATCGCGCTGCGCATGCAAGGCATGTCGAAGTGGATCATGTGGGAAATTCGCGCTCTGTTTGAAAGCGTTGGCACCGTTATTGACAGCATGAACACCATAGCGAACCCAGTGGAAATTGAGGATCGCCCACAAGCAAAATCGCTCCAAGTGAAATTTGGTGAGCTGAGCTTCTCGCAAGTTCGTTTTGGTTACAGCGCGCAAAAAACCGTGTTTGACGATCTCAACTTGGTAATTCAAGCCGGAGAGAAAGTCGGCATTGTCGGCCGCTCTGGCGCGGGAAAATCCACGTTAGTCAATCTACTGCTGCGCTTTTATGATGTGCAAAGCGGCCAAATTCGAATTGATGGGCAAGACATTAGCCATGTCAGCCAAGAGTCGTTGCGCCGCCATATCGGCATGATCACCCAAGATACTTCACTGCTGCACCGCTCGATCCGCGATAACATTTTGTACGGCGACCCGGATGCCGATCAAGCCGCCATCGAAGAAGCCGCTCGCCAAGCGCATGCTCATGATTTCATTCAGGAGTTGCAAGATGAGCAAGGCCGCACTGGGTATGATGTTCAAGTCGGTGAACGTGGCGTGAAACTGTCTGGCGGCCAACGTCAACGTATTGCGATCGCACGCGTGCTCCTGAAAAACGCGCCAATATTGATCATGGACGAAGCAACTTCCGCACTCGATTCTGAAGTGGAATCAGCCATTCAAGAGAATCTGCATACTTTGATGGCAGGCAAAACCGTGATTGCGATTGCGCACCGTTTATCGACAATTGCCGCGATG is a genomic window containing:
- a CDS encoding ABC transporter ATP-binding protein; the encoded protein is MFQWFEKLTEPFPAQEPQTPPKSLVAFCRYYTQGFEKPLLLMSLLSACVAMAEVTLMRYMGEIVDILSTQERHQFWEMHGERLWTMAALVLVVMPILALVHSMLLHQTILGNYPMSIRWSTHRYLLKQSIGFFQRDFAGRVATKLMQNANSVRETVLKLVDLSVYIAVYMVSMLVMIAEADKVLVVPILVWLLFYIAIQVYFVPRLKTISTDQANAQSQMTGRIVDTYTNITTVKLFSHSQRETTYARAGMTQFLHTVYRQMRTLTSLLYSVDLINYLLLFSIAALSIQLWLAETVTVGVIAIGITIALRMQGMSKWIMWEIRALFESVGTVIDSMNTIANPVEIEDRPQAKSLQVKFGELSFSQVRFGYSAQKTVFDDLNLVIQAGEKVGIVGRSGAGKSTLVNLLLRFYDVQSGQIRIDGQDISHVSQESLRRHIGMITQDTSLLHRSIRDNILYGDPDADQAAIEEAARQAHAHDFIQELQDEQGRTGYDVQVGERGVKLSGGQRQRIAIARVLLKNAPILIMDEATSALDSEVESAIQENLHTLMAGKTVIAIAHRLSTIAAMDRLIVMDEGKIVEQGTHQELLAHKGIYAQLWAHQTGGFIGEA